The genomic segment CCTTCCTCGCTCAATGTCCGCACGTAATGCAGGGCGTAACTCTCCAGCGCCGCAATATCCCCATTCATCACGCTATCGGCAACGGCAGAATTGGCTCGCCAGTGACCGGCTTCCACGTCATCTAAGGTAATATTAGTTACTGCTGGCACGGGATGCTCTCCCGCACCATTGACCCAAAAGCACGGATGAAAAATCTGCATCGCCGTATGAGTATCCATGGTTGGGGCGATCGCCGTTACCGTTCCCAAGTTACGATAAATAAACTCGCATAACCGCTGGTTATCCTCCACCGCACCCATGCCCGATGCACCGCCAACGAATAGCTCGAACTCCGGCAAACAAAACGTATTCTGCACGTCAATTGCCAACAAACAGACCCGCAGGCGATCGCGAGCTGCTGGTAGAATAGAATACTGTTGCGCCCATTCTCGCGCGCGATCGGCAATATTTTGGTAATTCACGCGCCAGACTCGAGCCACCTTCTCGGGATCGAACAACGGCGGAATAGCGTATTCATCGGCGGTTCCAGACATCAGAAAATCCTCCCAGAAGTCGAAAAAGTCAATTGGCTAGTTTGGCAGAGACCCTCAAAGCCGCTTAAAATTTAAGCTACCACCGATCCCGAAACGCAAAACCATCCATGAGCGACTGTAGTTTAGACTTGAGTTTAGCCAGCATAGGACTACCCCAACTTTGGCTCCCCATTAATGAGATGGCACAGCTTCCTCCAGCCGCATTACCAATGCAAAATGCGATGGTGAGCGTGGTTGCTCTCTTTGGACTAATAATCTCCAGTGTAATGTACTTCAGAGCCTATGGGATAAGTCGAGTGCCCGTCCTGATTAAACCGCAAGGGCGATCGCAAAAATCTCTCGATGCCTTTTGGTATCCTTACAAAGGAACGGCACCATACCGCATGTCTTGGCAATATACCTATTGGGGATCGTTGTGTCTGATCTCATCTCTCACCCTAATAATCGCAGCCGTTTCCCCCATAGCCTATGCTGGATTAACCGTAGTGGTGGCGATCGGTTGTCTGCTTACCTTTATCTGCTTCGTCTTTCTCAATGCTCATCTGGCAGAAATTCTACTCTGGTGTACGAGCTTAATTGCTTGGCCTCTGGTTTTGGTTCTCGTCCAGTCCGTCGTCGGAGCGCCAGTATTCGCCGCCTTAGCCGCCGGTCTCTTCAGCGCTCTCATTGCTCTGCCTCTTTCCACAACCGTGATGAAACGACTGCGATCGCATCCCAACTTCTGGTGCGCCACCTGCAAAAAACCCTTGAAAGCCATGCCGCCACAACAGCTCTCAGATTATCTAACCGTCTCCGATCGACTCGCACAACAACAAGGACGAACCATCTTTGAAGGACTAGAATGTCTCAATTGTAGCTATCCAAACGATTGTAATGGGATTCATCTCCGAGCCTATATCCGGCCCTCCTTACCTTCAGTCCCTCGCCTTCCTGCAGCTCGACCCTTAACTTGGCAACAACGATTAATGACTGCCATCAACCGTAGGGTGCATTATTAACGCACCCTACCTTACGTTAATAATAGCTGCCCGTTTTCCGATGGTGAACTGCCGTCACTCCACTGGGATCGAACAGTTGGCCGCTTTCCACAGTAGCGTACACCATCCAATGATCGCCGCATTCGAGGCGATCGCGAACCGTACATTCCAGATACGCTAAAGCACCGGTGAGAATTTTCCCACCATTGCTCGCCGTTTCCGTTTCCACTCCCACAAACCGGTCTTCACCGGGAGCAAAAGTCTTCGTAAATTGCCGGGCTAAAGAACTATTTTCGGGCAAAATATTTAACACGAATTTATCCCCCGTATGAGTCACCGATTCCATGGCCCGATCTTTGGCCACGGCTACCGTAATTCCCGGAGGATTAAACGTCGCTTGCGATACCCAACTGGCGAGCATGGCACTGTGCAACTCTCCGCGATGGGCCGAGACAATACAGAGGGAACCGACCACGCGGCCGACAGCCTGAGCCGTGCGATCGCTACTGGAAACATTCACCGATCGCTTCGGCGTCCGTCGTTTCAAATTTTTCTTTAACTTCTGGGCAAAATCAATGCCAGCTTCCTTACATTCTTGAATAATGGCATCCGTTGGCGCAAACTTAACTCGGATCGGTTCAAAACCAAAATTATACCCGGCATCCCGCAGCTTGCTCTCCAGAATATCGATCGCCTCTCCACTCCATCCAAAGGAACCAAACACCCCAGCTAACTTAGTTTTCGCGGCAGTAGACATAACAATTCCTAACGCTGTTTGCACCTGAGTCGGTGGATGTCCGGCCAATGTTGGAGAACCTAAAATAAACCCATCGCACTTTTCTACCCGAGCTTGAATATCGCTCGGATCGACTTGTTCGCAGTCAATTAATTCTACTGCAACTCCCGCTTTCGTAATGCCGCGAGCGATCGCCTGAGCCAAGGTTCCCGTATTCCCATAGGCAGACGCATAAATCAGCGCTACAGATAATTCTTGTCTGTTTTGTTTCTCGCTCCACTGGTGATATAACTGGGTTAACTCTTGCTTGCCATAACGCAACAGAGGGCCGTGCGCCGGAGAATAAAAGCGCGCCGGTTTATCCTGCAGGCGTTTGAGCGCACTAAGCACCTGCTGGGGTTGAGCGGCATGAACGCAGTCGTAATAATAGCGTCGGTCTTCGCTGTAAAATTTCCAGCCTTCATCAAACACTTGATCGCCGCAGACATGAGCGCCAAAGAACTTATCCGTCCACAGAATTTGCGACTTCGGATCGTAAGTACAAATGCCGTCAGGCCAGCGCGGTGTCGGAGTTAGAGTAAATTGCAGATTATGGCCGCTACCGAGGTCGAGATCTAAGTCTCCCCGGTTTATAATCTGAATGTTCGCTGCGATGGGTTCTTCGTTCCAGAGTTTATCCATGGCTAGCTTCGCCGCTTTCGAGCAAACAATGGTAACGTGCGGAGCTAGAGCGACTAAGGCTTTGAGGGTTGCGGCTCGGTTGGGGTTAAAGTGCTGCACGATGATATAGTCGAGAGACTTTAAATCCAGCCGTTCTTGCAATGCTTGGATATAGTTCTGCGAAAATGACTCTCCGGGAGGATCGATCAGAGCGATCTTATCGCCTTTAATCAGAAACGAATTAGCGGTGGTTCCCTTTTGCAAGGAATATTCCACTTCAAACTTAAGACGATCCCAAGTGCGCGATCGCAATAATGTGGTGTCATTATCGAGATAAACGACCTGAACGTCGCGAGGTTTGGTGAGAGGAGCCATAAGGTCTTGGTTATTCAATACTTAGTACAAGTTTACCAAAAAAACGGGTTTAAAGCCCCGCCCTTCTAGGGCGGCTTTTTTCAGTATTGTGCTATAATTTTAGCATAATTAATAGCAGATAAATGTTAGTCTACGAAGCCAAGCTAAAAGGGAAACAGTATCAGTATGGACGGCTCAACGAAGCTATTCGTACTGGTTTATTTATCCGTAATTCTTGCCTTCGTTATTGGGAAGACGGTCAAGCTAAGAGTCGCTATGATTTATACAAATATGTCACCAAATTAGCCAAAGACAGCGACTTCCCTTGGGCTGGCAAACTCAACTCTCAAGCTCGGCAAGCGATGGCGGAACGTACCTGGGCAGCTATTTCTCGATTCTTTGATAACTGCAAAAAGCAGATACCAGGAAAGAAAGGCTATCCCAAGTACAAGAAAAACAGACCAAATCATGGCTCTGTGGAGTACAAAGTAACAGGTTGGAAGCTATCTGAAAACCGAGATAGGATAACTTTCACTGATGGTTTTAAAGCGGGTGAGTTTAAACTTTACGGCAGCCGAGACTTAAATTACTATCAACTTGAGCAAATTAAGCGGGTTAGGGTAGTAAGAAGAGCTGATGGCTATTATGCTCAGTTTTGCATCGACCATAACCGTATTGAAGAAAAGCCCCCAACGGGTAAAACCATAGGTCTTGATGTGGGCATTTCAGCCTTCTATACAGACTCTGATGGCAAAAAAGTTGTTAACCCTAAGTACCTGAGAAAATCGGAGAAGTCCCTCAAACGACTACAGAAACGAGTTTCTCGGAAGTTCCTGAAGGGTCAACCACAGTCAAACAGCTACAAGAGGGCTAAGCAAAAACTGGCGAAGAAGCACCTAAAAGTAAGTAGGCAGCGTAAAGATTTTGCTGTTAAGTTGGCAAGATGCGTAGTCGAGTCTAACGACTTGGTAGCCTATGAAGAGTTGAAAGTGCGGAATCTGGTCAAGAACCATTGTCTAGCTAAATCAATATCAGATGCTAGCTGGGCAATGTTTAGGACATGGATAGAGTATTTCGGGAAGGTATTTGGCAGAGCAACTGTTGCTGTACCTCCCCACTACACCTCTCAAAACTGTTCTAACTGTGGCACTACAGTTAAGAAATCCCTCAGTACTCGTACCCATAGATGTAAGTGTGGAACCGTGCTAGATCGAGACGAAAATGCCGCAGTGAATATTCTCAAGTTAGGTCTGCGTACCGTAGGGCATACGGAAACGCTCCAGGAATACTGGATCGACGCTTCTGGGCAGCTCGCCCTCTTTTGTGTTGATGAAAGTCAATACTCTAAGGTGTCTGGATGAAGGAAGAATCCCCGCCCTTGAAGGGCGGGGAGTGTCAAAAAGAAATGGCATAGCCTTATGGCGCCAGGGAGCGATCGCCAGGCCTGCGCTAAAATCGAGAAAACTCTTGGCGAACTCTATGCTGCTAGAATACAACCCCAGAGCTGGCTTACCTTCGGCGCAAGACTTACCCGACTCTGACGATACTCCTGTGGATAATTTACTGCAACATCTCATTCCCATGCTTCTGGAAATTATCTTAGACTCAATTTGGTCGGAGAGAATAGATTGGTTTTTTGGCGTGAATATGGGTATTTATTATGACCCAGAGGAACCTGCTATTGTCCCGGATGGTTTTTTGAGTCTTGGTGTTTCCAGAACGAGCGAGATTGGTATGCGCCCATCTTATGTGCTTTGGGAAGAGAGACAAGTACCAACTTTGGTGTTAGAAGTCGTCTCAAAAACACGAGGAGGAGAGTATAGCCGTAAAAAAGAGCAGTACGCACAAATGGGAGTCCTCTATTATGTCATCTATAATGACCTGCGGAAAAGGAAGCCGAAACTAGAGGTTTATCAACTAGAAGGGAATGAATATCGATTATTATCGGGGGACATCATCTGGTTTCCCGAGTTACAATTGGGTATTGGTAGAGCCGAGGGAAAATTTCAAGGAACGACCAGAGAATGGCTCTATTGGTACGATGAAAATGGAGAGCGCTATCCAACTCCAGACGAAAGAACCGAACGGGAGCGACAAAGAGCTGAGATTGCCGAAGCAGAACGCGATCGCCAACAAGAAAGAGCCGAGGCAGCAGAGTCCGCACTACAAGAATTGCGCGATCGCCTGCGACAATCAAACATCGATCCAGATTCTCTACTGGGTTTCGGTTAATTCTTTAGAAAATTAAGTTGAGGATTGAAAAAAAGGAAGCTTAACTCTCCCTTAAACTCGATCGGGAATAATAATGCTGGTTTCTAATGAAGCGATCGCATTTAATTATGATGAAGAGAGTTCAAACGTTCCTATTGAGTAGCATTATTAGTGGTGTGCTGATTAGTTCTGCAGCACTGCTAGCCCATAAACCGAGTTGGGGAGAGCGGATCGCACAGCGGGGCATTACACTGGGTAAGGTTTTCCGTTTGCCTCCTTTGAGTTTAAGAACCGTCCAAAATAATGCCATTCCCAATCAAGTTAGCGACGATCGCCGCATTCGCATTGGCGGACTTTTTTCGGGATTAGACCATTCACCCAGTGACCCGGATAATGT from the Roseofilum casamattae BLCC-M143 genome contains:
- a CDS encoding diflavin flavoprotein, which gives rise to MAPLTKPRDVQVVYLDNDTTLLRSRTWDRLKFEVEYSLQKGTTANSFLIKGDKIALIDPPGESFSQNYIQALQERLDLKSLDYIIVQHFNPNRAATLKALVALAPHVTIVCSKAAKLAMDKLWNEEPIAANIQIINRGDLDLDLGSGHNLQFTLTPTPRWPDGICTYDPKSQILWTDKFFGAHVCGDQVFDEGWKFYSEDRRYYYDCVHAAQPQQVLSALKRLQDKPARFYSPAHGPLLRYGKQELTQLYHQWSEKQNRQELSVALIYASAYGNTGTLAQAIARGITKAGVAVELIDCEQVDPSDIQARVEKCDGFILGSPTLAGHPPTQVQTALGIVMSTAAKTKLAGVFGSFGWSGEAIDILESKLRDAGYNFGFEPIRVKFAPTDAIIQECKEAGIDFAQKLKKNLKRRTPKRSVNVSSSDRTAQAVGRVVGSLCIVSAHRGELHSAMLASWVSQATFNPPGITVAVAKDRAMESVTHTGDKFVLNILPENSSLARQFTKTFAPGEDRFVGVETETASNGGKILTGALAYLECTVRDRLECGDHWMVYATVESGQLFDPSGVTAVHHRKTGSYY
- a CDS encoding RNA-guided endonuclease InsQ/TnpB family protein, which gives rise to MLVYEAKLKGKQYQYGRLNEAIRTGLFIRNSCLRYWEDGQAKSRYDLYKYVTKLAKDSDFPWAGKLNSQARQAMAERTWAAISRFFDNCKKQIPGKKGYPKYKKNRPNHGSVEYKVTGWKLSENRDRITFTDGFKAGEFKLYGSRDLNYYQLEQIKRVRVVRRADGYYAQFCIDHNRIEEKPPTGKTIGLDVGISAFYTDSDGKKVVNPKYLRKSEKSLKRLQKRVSRKFLKGQPQSNSYKRAKQKLAKKHLKVSRQRKDFAVKLARCVVESNDLVAYEELKVRNLVKNHCLAKSISDASWAMFRTWIEYFGKVFGRATVAVPPHYTSQNCSNCGTTVKKSLSTRTHRCKCGTVLDRDENAAVNILKLGLRTVGHTETLQEYWIDASGQLALFCVDESQYSKVSG
- a CDS encoding Uma2 family endonuclease, coding for MLLEYNPRAGLPSAQDLPDSDDTPVDNLLQHLIPMLLEIILDSIWSERIDWFFGVNMGIYYDPEEPAIVPDGFLSLGVSRTSEIGMRPSYVLWEERQVPTLVLEVVSKTRGGEYSRKKEQYAQMGVLYYVIYNDLRKRKPKLEVYQLEGNEYRLLSGDIIWFPELQLGIGRAEGKFQGTTREWLYWYDENGERYPTPDERTERERQRAEIAEAERDRQQERAEAAESALQELRDRLRQSNIDPDSLLGFG